TGGGGATCCAGGCGGATTCAGCCAACCTCGCTGACCTCGATCGCCTCTATGAGGAGGTGAAGGCTGAGGCCGGGAGAGTTGACGTGCTCTTCGTCAACGCAGGTGGCGGCTCCATGTTGCCCCTCGGCGAAATCACGGAAGAGCAGTATGACGACACATTCGATCGAAACGTGAAGGGGGTTCTCTTTACGGTGCAAAAGGCCCTGCCGCTGCTCTCGCGAGGAGCATCGGTCATCTTGACGGGATCAACAGCAGGCTCGGGCGGCACACCCGCCTTCAGCGTCTACGCCGCATCGAAAGCCGCCTTGCGCAGCTTTGCGCGCAACTGGATCCTCGACTTGAAGGATCGCGGCATTCGGATCAACACGCTCAGTCCTGGCCCGACGGAAACGACCGGACTGGTCGAATTGGCGGGTAAGGATCCAGCCCACCAGCAGGGTTTGCTCGATGCCCTTGCGGCCCAGGTGCCAATGGGCAGGGTTGGCCGTGCCGAGGAGGTTGCCGCTGCCGCACTCTTCCTCGCCTCGGATGATTCCAGCTT
This Rhizobium acidisoli DNA region includes the following protein-coding sequences:
- a CDS encoding SDR family oxidoreductase, whose amino-acid sequence is MTQRLNAKIAVITGATSGIGLAAAKRFVAEGARVFITGRRKDVLDAAIAEIGGGVVGIQADSANLADLDRLYEEVKAEAGRVDVLFVNAGGGSMLPLGEITEEQYDDTFDRNVKGVLFTVQKALPLLSRGASVILTGSTAGSGGTPAFSVYAASKAALRSFARNWILDLKDRGIRINTLSPGPTETTGLVELAGKDPAHQQGLLDALAAQVPMGRVGRAEEVAAAALFLASDDSSFVTGAELFVDGGSAQV